In the genome of Alphaproteobacteria bacterium, the window CTATGTTCATAAGAAGTTCTTATCATCAAATCAACAGGCGGCTGATCTTCAGTATAAAGATTACCTTGAACTAAATCAGCATTAATATCTTCAACATTCAAATTACCATCTTTAACCATAGTAGCAATCTTCTTACATGCTTGAGTAATATCTTCCTTACCACCATAATTTAAAGCTATGTTAAAATGATAATCTTCAAAATCTTTAGTACCCTCTTCAGTTTCTACTAAAAGCTTTTTCAATCCTGAATCAAAAACAGATTTATCTCCTAAAATTTTCACTTTAACTTTATTTTTAATAGCATCTTTTTTTAACCTTTTTAAATTCATTCTTAAAAGGTTCATAACTCCATCAACTTCTCCCTTAGGTCTCTTCCAATTTTCTGTTGAGAAAGCATAAATAGTTATATATTTAATCTCATGTTTTTTACAAGCTTCAAGAAGTCTATTAACTGCATCTACACCAACCTTATGTCCATACATTCTTGGCATACCTTTAGCCTTAGCCCAACGACCATTTCCATCCATAACAACAGCAATATGTTTTGGTTTTTCTTTAACTTTAGCCATAATTCTTTTCTACCTTTTTCAATTTTATTTTGCTTCAAAAATATAAAACAAAATCAAAAATAAATCAACAAATAAAAAAGCCTCCCAAATGAGAGGCTATTAATTCTAGTTTAGTAAATTATTTAATTACTTTATAAAGAACTCCTAGAGAACCCGACTTAAGAATGCTATCTGCAAATTTACAAGTTCCATCTCCTTTTTCAAAGCAAGTTAAATCTTTATCAGAAACTTTCCAACAAGAACCTGAACTAAACACTTCACCAGCGGCACAAGCTTTACATGTTGAACCTGTCCAGAAAGGTTTATCTGCAGGACATCCACAAGCATCTGCACTAGTAGAACCCGCCGGAGCTATCCTACCTCCAGTACACGCAGTACAAGATGCAACGCCTGCTGAAGACCATGTGTTGACAGGACATTGAGAACAACTAGTCGCAGTTGAAGTCCAACCACTTCTAAATGTACCAGCAGAACATTTAGTACAAGATCCACCTGATCCAGTACCTCTATAACCTGTATTACATCCACAAGTTCCACCATTGTTATTTTCAGTTAAACCACTGTTACAAGATCCATTACATTTATCTTCTTGACCGAATCCACCTTTACCAGAATCTGTACAATTTGCAACACACTTAGAACCGCTCCAATGTTGACCTCCTGCACAGCAATGGTCATCAGAATTTATTTGAGATTGGTAACAACAAATAGTATTTTTACCAACATTACCATAACCAGTATTTGAAGGTGCTTTTCTATAAAGCTGAGTACTATTATGAACACCACAACCACATGTTTCAGGAGTAGTACAATACTTTCCACCACTTACCATAGTGGTACCATCCCAAGTTTTAGGAGCTGTACAAACTGAAGGTGCTACACAAGCGCTACCATTCCAAGTCTTCCCACTAGGACAACATTGACCTTTATTACCAGAATAACCCGAGCAACTAGAACATGATACTGAAGTATCACTTCCACCACAATTATTGTCATCATGCTTCATACAACTAGTTCCACTTATTTTATAACTATAAGAAGGAGAACAAACTGTCTTACAAGCTCCTGTAGTTCCATCCGGTGCTTTTCCTGAACCACAAGAACATACATTATGATTTTCATTCCAACTTCCACCAGAAAGCACACAAG includes:
- the uppS gene encoding polyprenyl diphosphate synthase, whose amino-acid sequence is MAKVKEKPKHIAVVMDGNGRWAKAKGMPRMYGHKVGVDAVNRLLEACKKHEIKYITIYAFSTENWKRPKGEVDGVMNLLRMNLKRLKKDAIKNKVKVKILGDKSVFDSGLKKLLVETEEGTKDFEDYHFNIALNYGGKEDITQACKKIATMVKDGNLNVEDINADLVQGNLYTEDQPPVDLMIRTSYEHRISNFLLWQLAYAELVFLPVMWPDFSEKDLVEAIDIYMGRERRFGNINP